GAGCACGGCGCCCTCTCCGACCGGCTCGCCCGGGAGGGCCCGCTCGGCGTCGCCGAGGTGCTGCGCGTCGGCGTGAAGATGGCGGGCGCGCTCGCCGCCACCCACGAGACGGACGTGCTGCACCGCGACGTCAAGCCGCAGAACGTCCTGCTGTCGCGGTACGGGGAGCCCGCGCTCGCCGACTTCGGCATCGCCCGCCTCGTCGACTCCTTCGACGCCACCCACACCCAGGCGTTCACCCCGCACCACGCCGCCCCGGAGATCCTGCAGGGCTCGCCGCCCGGCGTCGGCGCCGACATCTACTCGCTCGGCTCGACCCTCTACCAGCTGCTGGCCGGGCAGCCCGCGTTCAAGGGCCGGCCGGACGAGGGCATCGCCCCGCTCGTGCTGCGCGTCATGAACGACCCGCCGCCCGCCATTCCCCGCCCCGACGTGCCGCGGCGGGTGCAGGAGGTCATCGGACGGGCGATGGCGAAGGCGCCCGCGCAGCGGTTCGGCACCGCGGTCGAGTTCGCGCAGGCCCTCCAGTCGGCGCAGGCCGAACTGGGGCTGCCGGTCACCGACCTCGCGGCCGCCGGCGCGTCCACCCTGCCCCGCCCCCCGGCCCCCTCGACGGGGGCGCCGCCCGGGCGGCCGCCGTTCCCGGACGTCTCGGGCCCGCCGCCCGTCCCGGAGTGGGCCCCCACCGCCCGCGGGACCGCGCCGCCGCTCCCCCCGCCCACCGCGCCGGCCGCGGCCGCCGGGACGGACACCTCGCCGTGGCACCCGGCCGCGGCGCGGAGCACGACGGCACCCTCGCCGGGATACCCCGCGTACGACGCGGCCCCGCCGCCGCTGCAGGCCGCGCCGCACGCGCCCGTCCCGCCCGCGGCGCCGGGCGCACCGCACACGGGCCCGCAGGACGGGCCGTCCCGCGGGCTCATCGTCGCCGTGTGCGTCGCACTCGTCGGCGGCCTCGCGCTCGGGATCGGGGCGCTCCTGGCGTCCGGCGGCGAGCCCCCGGAGGAGAACCCTCCGGCCGCGGGCGGCGAGTCCCCGGCCACCGCGCCGTCCGCGCCCGTGGAGCCCGTCACCGCCGAGCAGATCGCCGCCGCCCGCCCCCGGAAACTCCAGGCCCGGGCCGCGGGGAACGGCGTGGTCCTCGCCTGGAAACTCCCCCCGGCGGCCCGCGAGATGCCACTCCTCCTCCAGCGGGAACCGCCCGGCTCGGAGCCGATCAAGTCGATGACCGCGGGGTCGACGAGAACGGCCGTCTCCCCGCTGGCGCCCAACGGCGACAACTGCTTCAGGATCGGCGCCGTCCTCCGCGTCAACCAGGGCACCGCCCCGGACGTGGCCTGGTCTCAGGTCGCCTGCGTCAAGGGCCGGGGCCAGGCCGGCTCCTGATACTCCAGCCGCAGAACGTGATCTTGCTGGAAGATACATCCCGCTCGGCACCGAGCCGTTCCAGAGTGCCGCGCTCGGCGATCATGCACACCACGGGCATTGTTCGCCGCCCGACGGCGAGAGACCCGGTCCCCGCGGCCGAGGAACCCCTCAGCCTCCTTCGAGCGGGTTGAGCCCGGACGTGCGTCAGCCGCCGCATTCCCAGATCGGCGGGCCCGCGAGCACGTCCCAATTGCCGGACGTATAGGTGTCAACCAGGTAGTTGAGGATGTAGCCGGTGTTCCCCTGCCAGGTGATCTTCGTATAGGTGTTGCCGGAGTAGTTCTTATCCGAGGGATGCGTGTAGTCGGTGCCCTTCACCTGGCAGTGCACGGTCACGCTGTCGCCGTTGTTGTCGTACATTTCAGCGACGAGACTGCCTCCGTGGCCGTCGGGCGTGGCCCTGATGTATCCGGGAGAGTTCTCGTTCATGATGACCTTGTGCGTGCTCTCCGGGCCGGCCAGCTGGGTCTGGATCGTGGTTCCCGAGCCGGCGGCGGCCTCGTTCATGGCCGTGACCCTGAACGTGTAGGAGCCGTTCGTCCACACGTCGGTGAGGGTGGTGGACGTGCCGGTGACGACCTTCGAGCCCGTCGCGGGGCCGTCCCACTCGACCTTGTACTGCGAGGCGCCGCCGCCCGCCGGGGCGCCCCAGGAGACCTGAGTGCCCGACGACGTGGCCTTCGCGGCGACGTTCGTCGGCGCGCCCGGGGTCACGCACGGGCGCACGGGGTCGCTGGCGGGCGAGAGCAGTTCCTGGGCCGCGCCCTGCGCATCGGTGTACTGGACGGCCACGCGGAATCGGTACTCCTGCCCGCAGTCGCCGCCGGTGACGGTGAAGGCGTGCTGCGCGGCGTCCGGGCCGATGGCGGCCGGGGTCGCGGTCAGCCCGGCCGGGAGGTCCTTGAGGGTGTAGCCGGTGATGCGCTCGCCCTGGGACGGCTGGAACGAAATCTGCATCGTCCCGTCGCCGGGTGCGACCGTGACGTTGGACGGGACGGTGGGCGCGCCCGGGACCTGCGGTTGCCCTGACCCGCCCGGTGCGCCCGGTTGCCCCGGCTGCGCCGGGTTCTGGCCGTCGCCTTCACGCCGCGTGGGCGCTCCGGGGACGGGGGGCGCCCCGCCGGTGCCGGGCGTCGGGAGCCGGCGGCGGCGGGGGCCGCCCGCCACGTTCTCGCTGTACTTGTCGACCGCCTTGGCCTGTCCCTGCCGGTCGATGACGACGGCGCCCGGGCCGTCCGGGGCGTTCGCCCACAGGAGCCCGTCCTTGACGAACACTTCGAGAGGGGACTTCGGGCGGCTGACGGTGATCGGCTTCTCGAAGCGTCCGGCGGCCGAGTCGTAGACGATCAGGGCCCCGGCCGTCTCGTCCGGGATGTACACCTTCGTCCCGAGGATCTGCGGTGCCCGGTAGCGGTGCTCCGGCATCTGCAGGCGCGCGCTGGAGAAGCGGCCGGTGACGGTGTCGAGGGTGACCAGCGAGCCGGTGCCGGGCACCAGCATCGGGACGATCTTGCCGTCGGCGATCGCCGGGGCGAGCACCCCGCCGCGTCCGGCCTCGCGGACGCTCGACGGCAGCGCGACCGTCAGCCGGGTCCCGGACGGGTCGACCACGGTCGCGGTCGCGGCGGACGAGTCGAGGACGACCGGGGTGCCGGCCGCGATCGTGAGGGCCAGGTCGTCGCCGGGTTCGCCGACGTCGACGGGCTCGCGGAGCCTGCCGTCCCGGAATCCGGCGACCTGCCCGTTCGCCGCGACGGGCACCCACAGCTCGCCGCGCTCGCCGATGCCGGCCTGCCCGAGGACGGGGGCGAGCCGTGCGGGCTCGCCGACCGGCCGCAGGGTGAGCGCGTCGAGCTGCCGCACGCCGCCGTTGACCGAGTCGACCGTGTACGCGCGGCCGTCCTGCGCGAGGACCTGGATCCCGGCGCCGAGCGAGCCACCGGCGACGATCTTCAGCTGGGACGGGTCGAGGCGGCTGACGACGCCGGTCTCCTCGTCGATGATGAGGACCGTCGTCCCGTCCTGCACCACCTTGATCCGCTTGCCGCGGGTCTCGGCGGGCAGCGGCGCCTTGCCGTCGACCTTGCCCGCGAGGCCGTTGACGTGGACGACCAGTCCCTTCGTCCGTGCCGACAGCCACGCCCCGACGTCGGCGAGGTCGTACTTCGCGCTCGCCACGCCGACCCCGTAGACGACGGCGGCGACCACGAGGACGCCGACGAGGCCGACCGCGATCTGACCCGTCAGCC
The nucleotide sequence above comes from Actinomadura algeriensis. Encoded proteins:
- a CDS encoding serine/threonine-protein kinase; this translates as MTEDVPGYRVLEQVGEGGFSLVYRAHQERLDRMVALKVLSISAVDDAAMRRFQRECKITGRLSGHPNIVTVLDTGMTGSGRPYIAMEYFEHGALSDRLAREGPLGVAEVLRVGVKMAGALAATHETDVLHRDVKPQNVLLSRYGEPALADFGIARLVDSFDATHTQAFTPHHAAPEILQGSPPGVGADIYSLGSTLYQLLAGQPAFKGRPDEGIAPLVLRVMNDPPPAIPRPDVPRRVQEVIGRAMAKAPAQRFGTAVEFAQALQSAQAELGLPVTDLAAAGASTLPRPPAPSTGAPPGRPPFPDVSGPPPVPEWAPTARGTAPPLPPPTAPAAAAGTDTSPWHPAAARSTTAPSPGYPAYDAAPPPLQAAPHAPVPPAAPGAPHTGPQDGPSRGLIVAVCVALVGGLALGIGALLASGGEPPEENPPAAGGESPATAPSAPVEPVTAEQIAAARPRKLQARAAGNGVVLAWKLPPAAREMPLLLQREPPGSEPIKSMTAGSTRTAVSPLAPNGDNCFRIGAVLRVNQGTAPDVAWSQVACVKGRGQAGS
- a CDS encoding fibronectin type III domain-containing protein, with amino-acid sequence MGAGAVFGRDRLTGQIAVGLVGVLVVAAVVYGVGVASAKYDLADVGAWLSARTKGLVVHVNGLAGKVDGKAPLPAETRGKRIKVVQDGTTVLIIDEETGVVSRLDPSQLKIVAGGSLGAGIQVLAQDGRAYTVDSVNGGVRQLDALTLRPVGEPARLAPVLGQAGIGERGELWVPVAANGQVAGFRDGRLREPVDVGEPGDDLALTIAAGTPVVLDSSAATATVVDPSGTRLTVALPSSVREAGRGGVLAPAIADGKIVPMLVPGTGSLVTLDTVTGRFSSARLQMPEHRYRAPQILGTKVYIPDETAGALIVYDSAAGRFEKPITVSRPKSPLEVFVKDGLLWANAPDGPGAVVIDRQGQAKAVDKYSENVAGGPRRRRLPTPGTGGAPPVPGAPTRREGDGQNPAQPGQPGAPGGSGQPQVPGAPTVPSNVTVAPGDGTMQISFQPSQGERITGYTLKDLPAGLTATPAAIGPDAAQHAFTVTGGDCGQEYRFRVAVQYTDAQGAAQELLSPASDPVRPCVTPGAPTNVAAKATSSGTQVSWGAPAGGGASQYKVEWDGPATGSKVVTGTSTTLTDVWTNGSYTFRVTAMNEAAAGSGTTIQTQLAGPESTHKVIMNENSPGYIRATPDGHGGSLVAEMYDNNGDSVTVHCQVKGTDYTHPSDKNYSGNTYTKITWQGNTGYILNYLVDTYTSGNWDVLAGPPIWECGG